The region TTTAAAATCCAATAATGGAGAGTCGATCTTATTACTCCTTCTAACCAGCAAAATGATGGCTGCCGCTCCAACAGCTATTGCCAGAGCTACATTTATACTGAAAAACGGATTTGAAGAAGCATTACTGAAACCAAACAACAAGCCGCCAAAACCAACTGTTGAGTAAATGACACTAAGCCAATCTAGACGCGGCCGACTTAGTTCTCCTACATTTTTCAATACAAAGAAAGCAACGATAACATCTAAAATTGCAAAGGGTAAAATAAAATAAAAAATCATGTTCCAATGGTAATTTTGGACTACCCAGCCTGAAAAAGTCGGACCGATAGCAGGCGCAAAATTCATTGCCAAACCGATCAGTCCCATTGCGGCTCCGCGTTTTTCAATCGGGAACATATAGAGCACAACAATCATTTGTAAAGGTAAAACAATTCCTGCTCCTACTGCTTGTATCATTCGTCCCATAATTAAAACACTATAGACTTGAGAAGTAGCTGCAACAAATGTACCAATTGAAAAAACGCTCATTGCGAAAAGGTAGAGTTGCCGAGTTGTAAAACGATTGACTAAGTAAGCTGTGATAGGCACCATGATTCCGTTAATCAACATGTAAGCAGTCGTTAACCATTGTCCTTGATTTGGAGTAATCGAAAATTCTCGCATAATACTGGGCAACGCTGTGCTCATCAAAGTTTGATTTAGAATAGTAACGAATGTTCCCATTATAATAACACCTAAAATCGAAATAATTTGTTTCAATTGCATAGGTTCTTTTTCTATCTGACTTTCCATAAAGTCACTCCCTTTTTATAATCAGTTAAAAAACGCTGATTCTTGAGTACCAAGAATCGCGTTTCTATAAAAATCTCATCAATTTAATTGTTTCCGATTAAATTTTGTCCGCTCAATTAATCTTACCACATTGTGCCTCTACTGCACTAGTATAGAGTTCCTGCAGTCTTTTTACAACAGGTCCGCATTGACCGTTACCTATTGGTACTCCATCAATTTCAATTACCGGCATGGCTTCCATGGTTGTGCTGGAAGCAAAAACCTCATCAGCCTCTTTTAATTGTTCAAGAGTGAATACTTCTTCTCTTACGGGAATTCCTGCTTTTCTAGCGACTTTTAACAAGACCAATTTTGTTATACCTGGCAAAATCAGGTTCCCGTCAGGATGAGAATAAAGCACTCCATCTTTAATTATTGATAGATTGGAAGAAGAACATTCTGTTACATTTCCTTCACGGTGAAGAATTGACTCATCTTTTCCTAGTTTATGCGCCTCATGCTTAGCCATGATATTTCCTAACAAACTAATAGATTTTATATCACAATGCAACCAACGCGTATCCGGAAGAGTAATGGCAGTGATCCCTTTTTCCATTTTTTCTTTGTCTCGTGGAACATTGGTTGTCGTTGCCGTAACTACTGGAGCAGTAACTGCCAAATCGGGATACCCATGGTTTCTGGGACTCGCAATTCCTCTAGTTACTTGTAAGTAAACATTTCCTGTAGAAAGTTGATTGACTTTTATCAATTCGTGTAACAAGTTTTTTAGTTCTGGTTTTGTAAAAGGTAAAATCAAGTCAATCT is a window of Carnobacterium mobile DSM 4848 DNA encoding:
- the dat gene encoding D-amino-acid transaminase: MKVIWNNQLVERDTVVIDMEDRGYQFADGLYEVIRAYNGTFFTLDEHIDRLFKGAEKIDLILPFTKPELKNLLHELIKVNQLSTGNVYLQVTRGIASPRNHGYPDLAVTAPVVTATTTNVPRDKEKMEKGITAITLPDTRWLHCDIKSISLLGNIMAKHEAHKLGKDESILHREGNVTECSSSNLSIIKDGVLYSHPDGNLILPGITKLVLLKVARKAGIPVREEVFTLEQLKEADEVFASSTTMEAMPVIEIDGVPIGNGQCGPVVKRLQELYTSAVEAQCGKIN
- a CDS encoding MDR family MFS transporter, with product MESQIEKEPMQLKQIISILGVIIMGTFVTILNQTLMSTALPSIMREFSITPNQGQWLTTAYMLINGIMVPITAYLVNRFTTRQLYLFAMSVFSIGTFVAATSQVYSVLIMGRMIQAVGAGIVLPLQMIVVLYMFPIEKRGAAMGLIGLAMNFAPAIGPTFSGWVVQNYHWNMIFYFILPFAILDVIVAFFVLKNVGELSRPRLDWLSVIYSTVGFGGLLFGFSNASSNPFFSINVALAIAVGAAAIILLVRRSNKIDSPLLDFKVFSYRGYRLNLMISFVITAGLYGAIILLPIYFQTIRGLSPMQSGMVLLPGSIIIAVMSPVTGRLFDKYGGKKLAVIGLLLITTTTLLFGFVDLKTTIKTLVILQMFRSLGFSLTLMPLQTAAFNAVPLTMAPDASAMFNTQRQLAGSMGTALFVVVMTLASNSNAAKALHSTQLADLAGFQAVFLLVGVFSFIALIMTFFIRENPIIPDNITTHTK